The following are encoded in a window of Phaseolus vulgaris cultivar G19833 chromosome 3, P. vulgaris v2.0, whole genome shotgun sequence genomic DNA:
- the LOC137808301 gene encoding uncharacterized protein isoform X4, giving the protein MAANSGTKYVSVNLNKSYGQHSTSLGSVRTQRPGAAVAPSRPRSSHKAGPKLSVPPPLNLPSLRKEHERFDSLGSGGGPAGPGGSGSGSRPSSAGLGWTKPVTEDVSRPVIQGKPTVAAAAPVLSAVLRGEDFPSLRATLAPVPGPNQKIQENLNSIPIPKQKYSLADENVFIDEKKEGPSVNDHSSVSRSVNVVGGGDDGRGSRVVNTKYGVGRKQEEYFPGPLPLVRLNPRSDWADDERDTGHGLIREGRDHGFSKGEAYWDFDMPRVGVLPHKHDKRGPLRGSEVGKVLNSEVEAFDRMGPEGNSWKTSNLSIPKDAGNERNGIGVGARPSSGSRDVGKDGNKYVPSPFRDDDVGKRDFGRRDGQGGKQKPWNNVVEPYGDRTREQLNRNRADSVQSSVSRSAFSSGGKGLSVNDPLLNFGREKRALPKSEKNLLEDPFMKDFTGSGFDGRDLFSGGLVGVVKKKKDVLKQTDFHDPVRESFEAELERVQRMQEQERQRIIEEQERAMELARREEEERLRQAREQEERQRRLEEEAREAAWRAEQERMEALRKAEEQRLAREEEKQRIILEEDRRKHAAKQKLLELEQKIARRQAEAAKSGSNAIVVEEKMPAIVNEKETCRATDGGDWEDSERMVDRILTSASSDSSSVSRPLEMGSRSHFSRDLSSTFVDRGKPLNSWRRDTYENWNSSAFFPQEQENSHNSPRRDLSIGGKTFMRKEYNGGSGLVSSRTYYKGTISEPHLDEYAHVKPQRWNQSADGDHLSRNTADIDSDFHENYFERFGDGWTQGRTRGNPFPQFPERTYPNSESDGPYALGRSRYSVRQPRVPPPPSVGSVHRTYKNENEHPGPSAFLENEMHYNQATRSDSILPTGYDNGNRGQPEVGDGRPETAENEDHKVETTPRCDSQSSLSVSSPPSSPTHLSHDDLDDSGDSHTIPTSEDSKSAPLTAPDNESITTPAGAGNDNVVTPCAVSSGEDDEWTTENNEQFQEQEEYEDEDYQEEDEVHEGDDHAQLNQDFDDMHLQEKGLPHLMDNLVLGFDEGVQVGMPNEEFERISKDEETTFMAQASGLTLEERISYDEDHTNLQPVNETSQVNSTSSVFQESEKPAQDLVIQPSNVVSDSLGNVEASNGLLTHHSTPSSVTIAPYYSSSGQAVTSNVAAAPSQAEVPIKLQFGLFSGPSLIPSPVPAIQIGSIQMPLHLHPQVGTPLSHMHPSQPPLFQFGQLRYTSPISQGIMPLGPQSMSFVQPNMPSTFSYNQQPGGQMPVQTGPETSDSFIKNEMRHHSVDSQAGNSRNKLPQGSLPREDAGNITGIKQGRIEAAHDSNNSTRTSTSFPLDKQGNQNVVGKNSNIPSNSKESDVHATIRDSQHHSVSKENFTESRTQFPASGGRGKRYIFTVKNSNSRPSGPSARVNRPEPGGFMRRPRRNMQRTEFRVRESGDKRQSTSSVLTDQFGLENKSNTNGRGAGIPGRPGPRKGTNNKLGKQIVESATENTQGMDSGSRVEKVDGKESTKTQNFSHTGNLKRNLCSEDDVDAPLQSGVIRVFEQPGIEAPSDEDDFIEVRSKRQMLNDRREQREKEIKAKSRVAKVQRRPRSSSQSVVAVANPTKGSMTPVEVVNSIHAAFVAAEVRGMAKMDASSGFNSSILSQALPPIGTPPLKIDSQTDLRSQISRSLQTSVPAVSGSENDPGSGVIFESKNKVLDNVQTSLGSWSNAQISQQVMALTQTQLDEAMKPQQFDSQASVGNITGAVNEPSLPTSSILTKEKTFSSAASPINSLLAGEKIQFGAVTSPTVLPSSSRVVSHGIGPPRSSRSDMQMTHTLAGSDNDCSLFFDKEKHGNKSHGHLEDCDAEAEAEAAASAVAVAAISSDEIVGSGLGNCSVPATDGKSFVAADIDRVVAGVEKQSGSQSRSEEPLSVSLPADLSVETPPISLWPPLPSTRNSSGQMISHFPSVPPHFPSGPPSHFPFYEMNPMMGGPVFAFGPHDESASTTQSQPQNSTTSASRPIGSWQQCHSGVESFYGPPTGFTGPFIAPPGGIPGVQGPPHMVVYNHFAPVGQFGQVGLSFMGTTYIPSGKQPDWKHVPTSSATGAGEGDMNSMNMASSQRNPANMPSPIQHLAPGSPLMPMASPVAMFDVSPFQPSTEMSVQARWPRVPNSQLPLSMPLQQLEGVQTSQFSHGPSVDQPLNAKRFTGSRASTSSDGDRSFPRTADVNVNQLPDELGLVDTSNSTATKNAQSVVNKTPSVIPITEAVKVDVQNGSGNQHASSSFKNQPSQVNISAQQSDHSSGHTNYQRGGVSQRNNSGGEWSHRRGHQGRNQSLGSDKNFSSTKVKQIYVAKQTISGASTVS; this is encoded by the exons ATGGCGGCCAATTCTGGCACCAAATATGTCTCAGTGAATCTGAACAAGTCCTATGGCCAGCATTCCACCTCCCTTGGATCCGTCCGTACGCAGCGCCCAGGAGCCGCAGTGGCTCCTTCGCGGCCACGCAGTTCACACAAGGCTGGGCCCAAACTTTCCGTTCCGCCCCCCTTGAACCTTCCTTCTCTGCGGAAGGAGCATGAGCGCTTCGATTCGCTGGGATCAGGAGGTGGGCCTGCTGGCCCCGGTGGTTCTGGAAGCGGTTCGAGGCCAAGTTCGGCAGGTTTGGGCTGGACCAAACCCGTGACGGAGGATGTGTCGCGGCCTGTAATCCAAGGCAAACCCACCGTGGCCGCCGCTGCACCGGTTTTGTCTGCTGTTTTGAGAGGAGAGGATTTTCCTTCCCTGCGGGCCACCTTGGCACCTGTGCCCGGCCCAAATCAGAAGATCCAGGAGAATTTGAATTCCATTCCGATTCCGAAGCAGAAATATTCACTTGCTGATGAAAATGTGTTTATTGATGAGAAGAAGGAGGGTCCTTCTGTTAATGATCATTCCAGTGTTTCTCGCAGTGTGAATGTGGTTGGTGGTGGTGATGATGGGCGTGGTTCTCGGGTTGTGAATACGAAGTATGGTGTTGGGAGGAAGCAGGAGGAGTATTTTCCGGGTCCTCTTCCGCTGGTTAGGTTGAATCCACGGTCAGATTGGGCAGATGATGAGCGTGACACGGGCCATGGTTTGATCAGGGAAGGTAGGGATCATGGTTTTTCCAAGGGGGAGGCTTATTGGGATTTTGATATGCCTAGGGTTGGTGTTTTGCCTCATAAGCATGATAAGAGGGGACCACTGAGGGGCAGTGAAGTGGGAAAGGTTTTGAACAGTGAAGTAGAGGCTTTTGATAGAATGGGTCCTGAAGGGAATTCCTGGAAGACTTCGAATTTGTCCATTCCTAAGGATGCTGGAAATGAGAGAAATGGTATTGGTGTTGGAGCGAGGCCGTCAAGTGGGAGTCGAGATGTGGGGAAGGATGGTAACAAGTATGTTCCTTCACCTTTTAGAGATGATGATGTTGGAAAGAGGGATTTTGGAAGGAGAGATGGTCAGGGTGGGAAACAGAAGCCTTGGAATAATGTGGTGGAACCTTATGGTGATCGGACTCGTGAGCAACTCAACAGAAACAGAGCTGATTCTGTCCAGAGCTCGGTTTCAAGATCTGCATTTTCCTCGGGTGGTAAGGGTCTGTCTGTTAATGATCCTCTGCTTAATTTTGGTAGAGAGAAGCGGGCTTTGCCTAAGAGTGAAAAGAATTTGTTGGAGGATccgtttatgaaagattttacAGGTTCTGGTTTTGATGGAAGGGATTTGTTTTCGGGTGGTCTTGTTGGGGTGGTTAAGAAGAAGAAGGATGTGCTGAAGCAAACTGATTTTCATGATCCTGTGAGAGAATCCTTTGAGGCTGAGCTTGAAAGGGTTCAGAGGATGCAAGAACAGGAGCGACAGCGAATAATTGAGGAGCAAGAAAGGGCAATGGAGTTGGCTCGCAGAGAAGAGGAGGAAAGATTAAGGCAGGCTAGAGAACAGGAAGAGAGGCAGAGGAGATTGGAAGAAGAAGCGAGAGAGGCAGCATGGAGAGCGGAACAAGAGAGAATGGAAGCTTTGCGGAAGGCTGAAGAGCAGAGGTTAGCCAGGGAAGAGGAGAAACAAAGGATCATTTTAGAAGAAGATAGGAGGAAACATGCTGCAAAGCAGAAGCTTTTAGAATTGGAGCAAAAGATTGCTAGGAGGCAGGCTGAGGCAGCCAAAAGTGGCAGTAATGCTATTGTTGTGGAAGAGAAAATGCCTGCAATAGTGAATGAGAAAGAAACATGTAGAGCTACAGATGGGGGTGATTGGGAAGATAGTGAAAGAATGGTAGATAGGATATTGACTTCGGCATCTTCTGATTCGTCAAGTGTGAGTAGGCCATTGGAGATGGGCTCTAGGTCTCATTTCTCTAGAGATTTATCTTCCACCTTTGTGGATAGAGGAAAACCACTTAATTCATGGAGAAGAGATACATATGAGAATTGGAACAGCTCTGCGTTTTTTCCACAAGAGCAGGAGAATAGTCATAACAGTCCCCGCAGAGATTTATCAATTGGTGGAAAGACATTTATGAGGAAAGAATATAATGGCGGGTCTGGATTGGTGTCTTCTAGGACGTATTATAAAGGAACAATTTCCGAGCCTCATTTAGATGAATATGCTCATGTAAAACCGCAGAGGTGGAATCAATCTGCAGATGGAGATCATCTTAGCAGAAATACAGCAGATATTGATTCTGATTTTcatgaaaattattttgaaagatTTGGGGATGGTTGGACGCAGGGCCGCACCCGTGGCAATCCATTTCCTCAATTCCCTGAGCGTACATATCCAAATTCTGAATCAGATGGACCCTATGCCTTGGGAAGGTCACGGTATTCTGTGAGGCAGCCTCGAGTACCTCCTCCTCCTTCAGTAGGTTCCGTACATAGAACTTACAAGAATGAAAATGAACACCCTGGCCCTTCTGCTTTCCTAGAAAATGAGATGCATTATAATCAAGCAACCAGGAGTGACTCTATCCTGCCAACTGGTTATGACAATGGGAATCGAGGACAACCTGAAGTAGGGGATGGCCGGCCAGAGACTGCCGAGAACGAGGACCATAAAGTGGAAACCACCCCTAGGTGTGATTCTCAGTCCTCACTCTCTGTTTCAAGCCCCCCAAGTTCTCCAACACATCTCTCCCATGATGATTTGGATGACTCGGGAGATTCCCATACCATACCGACTTCTGAAGATAGCAAAAGTGCTCCCCTCACAGCACCAGATAATGAATCCATTACAACACCGGCTGGAGCTGGAAATGACAATGTAGTTACTCCATGTGCTGTCTCTAGTGGTGAAGATGATGAATGGACTACTGAGAATAATGAGCAGTTCCAGGAACAAGAAgaatatgaagatgaagattatcAGGAGGAAGATGAAGTGCATGAAGGAGATGACCATGCTCAACTTAACCAGGATTTCGACGATATGCATTTGCAGGAGAAAGGTTTGCCCCACCTGATGGATAATCTGGTATTAGGATTTGATGAGGGTGTCCAGGTTGGGATGCCTAATGAAGAGTTTGAAAGGATATCGAAAGACGAAGAAACTACATTTATGGCTCAAGCTTCTGGCCTCACCCTAGAAGAACGCATATCTTATGACGAAGACCACACGAACCTCCAACCTGTTAATGAAACTTCTCAGGTCAATAGCACTTCCAGTGTGTTCCAGGAATCAGAGAAGCCAGCTCAGGATTTGGTCATTCAGCCTAGTAATGTGGTATCTGACAGTTTAGGTAATGTGGAAGCTTCTAATGGCCTGTTGACCCACCATAGTACACCAAGTTCAGTTACTATTGCCCCTTACTATTCGTCTTCTGGTCAAGCTGTTACCTCTAATGTAGCTGCTGCTCCAAGTCAAGCTGAGGTACCCATTAAGCTTCAATTTGGTCTGTTTTCTGGTCCATCTTTGATACCGTCACCCGTACCAGCCATACAGATTGGTTCTATACAGATGCCATTGCATCTGCATCCACAGGTTGGCACACCCCTTTCTCACATGCATCCATCACAGCCTCCTTTGTTTCAATTTGGCCAGCTAAGATATACATCTCCCATATCACAAGGTATAATGCCTCTTGGTCCTCAATCAATGTCATTTGTTCAGCCTAATATGCCATCCACTTTCTCTTATAATCAACAACCTGGGGGTCAAATGCCAGTTCAAACTGGTCCAGAAACTTCTGACTCCTTTATAAAAAATGAGATGAGGCACCATTCTGTTGACAGCCAAGCAGGTAATTCTAGAAATAAGTTACCACAAGGATCACTGCCAAGGGAGGATGCAGGAAATATCACTGGAATAAAGCAGGGTCGAATTGAGGCTGCCCATGATTCTAATAATAGCACCAGGACTTCTACTAGTTTCCCATTGGACAAGCAGGGGAACCAAAATGTAGTTGGGAAGAACAGCAATATTCCATCCAATTCTAAAGAATCAGATGTTCATGCCACCATTAGAGATTCTCAGCATCATTCAGTTTCAAAGGAGAATTTTACTGAGTCAAGAACTCAATTTCCCGCATCTGGTGGTAGGGGAAAGCGATATATCTTTACTGTGAAAAATTCAAACTCAAGACCATCAGGCCCATCTGCAAGGGTTAATCGCCCAGAACCTGGAGGATTTATGAGGAGGCCTCGTCGGAATATGCAGCGCACTGAGTTTCGAGTTCGGGAAAGTGGTGATAAGAGGCAGTCTACTAGTTCTGTTTTGACTGATCAGTTTGGGTTGGAGAACAAGTCAAATACCAATGGAAGGGGAGCAGGCATACCTGGAAGGCCTGGTCCTAGGAAGGGTACGAACAATAAATTGGGAAAACAGATTGTAGAATCAGCTACAGAAAACACACAAGGGATGGATTCTGGAAGCAGAGTTGAAAAGGTTGATGGAAAAGAATCAACAAAGACTCAGAATTTCTCACATACTGGAAATCTCAAAAGGAACTTGTGTTCTGAGGATGATGTTGATGCTCCATTGCAAAGTGGAGTTATACGTGTGTTTGAGCAACCTGGAATTGAAGCTCCTAGTGATGAAGATGACTTTATTGAAGTTCGATCAAAGAGGCAAATGTTAAATGATCGACGAGaacagagagagaaagaaattaAGGCCAAGTCTCGGGTTGCAAAG GTCCAAAGGAGACCCCGTTCCAGTTCACAAAGTGTTGTGGCCGTGGCCAATCCTACCAAAGGATCCATGACTCCAGTTGAAGTGGTTAACAGTATCCATGCTGCTTTTGTTGCTGCTGAAGTGCGTGGAATGGCGAAGATGGATGCCTCATCTGGATTTAATTCAAGCATATTGTCCCAAGCATTACCTCCAATAGGAACACCTCCTTTGAAAATTGATTCTCAAACTGATTTAAGATCTCAGATAAGCAG GTCACTTCAGACAAGTGTTCCAGCAGTTTCTGGTAGTGAAAATGACCCTGGGTCCGGTGTGATATTTGAAAGCAAGAACAAGGTTTTAGATAATGTTCAGACATCTTTGGGCTCTTGGAGTAATGCACAAATTAGTCAACAG GTAATGGCACTTACACAGACACAACTTGATGAGGCTATGAAGCCTCAACAGTTTGATTCACAGGCTTCTGTTGGCAATATAACAGGCGCTGTTAATGAACCCAGTTTGCCAACATCTTCCATTTTGACAAAGGAGAAAACCTTCTCGTCTGCAGCCAGTCCAATTAATTCCTTGCTTGCTGGAGAGAAAATTCAGTTTG GGGCAGTGACATCTCCAACCGTTCTTCCATCTAGCAGCCGTGTTGTGTCTCATGGCATTGGTCCACCTCGATCATCTAGATCGGACATGCAAATGACCCACACTCTTGCTGGATCGGATAATGATTGCAGTCTTTTCTTTGATAAGGAGAAACATGGTAATAAATCTCATGGTCATTTGGAAGATTGCGATGCAGAAGCTGAAGCTGAAGCTGCTGCTTCAGCTGTTGCTGTTGCTGCCATTAGTAGTGATGAGATTGTCGGAAGTGGATTGGGTAATTGTTCCGTCCCTGCTACAGATGGTAAAAGTTTTGTAGCTGCTGATATTGATAGGGTGGTAGCAG GTGTTGAGAAGCAGTCAGGTAGTCAATCTAGATCCGAGGAGCCTCTTAGTGTATCCCTTCCAGCCGACTTATCTGTTGAGACTCCACCAATATCCTTGTGGCCTCCATTACCAAGTACACGAAATTCCTCGGGTCAAATGATTTCCCATTTTCCTTCTGTCCCTCCTCATTTTCCTTCAGGCCCTCCCTCTCATTTTCCTTTCTATGAAATGAATCCGATGATGGGTGGTCCTGTCTTTGCTTTTGGACCACATGACGAATCTGCATCTACAACACAGTCACAGCCTCAAAATAGTACTACATCAGCGTCAAGGCCGATTGGAAGCTGGCAACAGTGCCATTCCGGTGTGGAATCTTTTTATGGACCTCCAACTGGATTTACTGGCCCTTTTATTGCTCCTCCCGGAGGCATTCCAGGAGTCCAGGGGCCACCACACATGGTTGTTTATAACCACTTCGCTCCTGTTGGACAATTTGGTCAAGTTGGCTTGAGTTTCATGGGTACTACTTATATCCCTTCTGGAAAGCAGCCTGATTGGAAACACGTCCCTACTTCTTCTGCCACAGGGGCAGGTGAAGGGGATATGAACAGTATGAATATGGCATCTTCGCAGCGGAATCCTGCTAACATGCCATCTCCAATTCAACATCTTGCCCCTGGTTCACCACTTATGCCAATGGCCTCTCCTGTGGCTATGTTTGACGTTTCGCCTTTCCAG CCCTCGACTGAGATGTCAGTACAAGCTCGATGGCCACGTGTTCCTAATTCGCAACTACCTCTGTCAATGCCATTGCAGCAACTAGAAGGGGTGCAGACTTCTCAATTCAGCCATGGCCCTTCTGTTGACCAGCCGTTAAATGCCAAGAGGTTTACTGGTTCTCGAGCTTCAACATCATCAGATGGTGATAGGAGTTTTCCTAGAACTGCAGATGTGAATGTTAACCAATTGCCTGATGAACTTGGATTGGTGGATACTTCAAACTCTACTGCTACCAAGAATGCACAGAGTGTTGTGAACAAGACTCCATCCGTGATTCCCATTACAGAAGCTGTGAAGGTTGATGTTCAGAATGGCAGTGGTAACCAGCATGCAAGTTCTTCTTTTAAGAATCAGCCCTCACAAGTTAATATTTCGGCCCAGCAGTCTGACCATTCCTCAGGACATACTAATTATCAGAGGGGTGGTGTTTCTCAGAGAAATAATTCTGGTGGTGAATGGTCGCATCGTAGAGGGCACCAGGGAAGAAATCAATCTCTGGGTTCAGACAAGAACTTTTCCTCGACAAAGGTAAAGCAAATATATGTGGCTAAACAGACTATTAGTGGGGCATCAACAGTATCATGA